TGGAGATCTAACAAAGTGGTGGTAGAGttgaaatttcaattcaatacaGTGTTTGTAATCGTAGAAGCGGAAAAACCAAAGTGAAATAAAGGGTAAAAATGAAATCTTGAAaatgggaaaaagaagaaaagaaaagaaaagattagaAAGACGATTGATTTACCAGTGAGATGAAGATGagaatttgaagaaaatgaaagCTTGGGAATGGTTTTTCACCAGCTTCCATTAGATAcacagagggagagagagagagagagtgtttaTGTATGAATTGCGTTTGGCCTTTTGGCTTCTGGTTCTTCTTCGTGTTGGTCTTTCTTCTTCGTGTGGGTGTTGCTAAAGTGCGCGGTACGAGCGCATTTAGTTAGTAAAAACACAGAAAATTACACAATATTTGGAGAGTACCATCCACCACATATGTATATTCTTCTTACCCAGTGTCTAGTTGCACTGAGCCATTGTAATGGTAACATTAGACCTTTAATAATGGTGACACATGTCAAATGCATGGGTTTGATATAACTGGTCACGGAACATGATATTGGACCCAAGCCAAATttcattatgaatttaattggtTAGATACGTTGTTATATTTAATAAGTATGAGAACACATTTATTTAttcctcctaaaaaaaaaagaacacatttatttattaattattctaCTTTAGAAGTATTCAATAATTACCAAAACACTCGTGTACAATTTGCCAATCAAATTTTTCATTCAATACTCTTATTCACTGAATGGGTGAATAGCCTAATAAGTGATCATTTTAAGATACATGTTATGCTTATGTCACTTTATATATAGAGCATTGGATGGGAGAATAGCCGATAAATTGTTAGTTTAGGACACATGTCATGCCCATTCTGGTTTACAGAGCATTAGAATCAAGCAAAACTCTTTATTCTATTACTACCTGTAAAGAGAAAAAGTATCCAATATTTCAAATGCTTGCAACATCACACTAATGATGTTTATTAGGAAAAATCTAACTCAAAGTATTTTACTCACTTTACCAATTGAATTAACAGAAACTCACAAATTCACAATGCAACTTGAATATAGAATCCATGTTTAAGTGAAGGGATGTATTGGTACattgaatatataaaataatttttcatttaggcCTACATGTATGACTTATTCTTATATGAGATGAAAGTATAGTAATACACCTAATTACAAACTTAAGTGATGTTTGATGGTATGGATAATACAAATTCAACTATACACACTAATGTATTAATGTTTTGAAGccaatataaggaaaaaaaaaaaagggaaaatatacCGTTTAAATCTTAGGGACTAACAAATTAATCGATACGACCACctcacacccttggtgcgatggtcactccataagtataagtgcttgtggagtgtgggggaaAAGGGCCAGGGtttaagtctccaggagggagtttcatacacatatacacttagattaggttagagtagaattctatcttgtattaaaaaaaaaaaaaaatttaatcgaTAGGAGTATAATTTTAGAAGtaatgaattaaattaaatatttcaaaaagtaACCAATTAAATCTTAGTTCATTTAAGTATAACCACTTTGTGTTTGGAGTTTAATTAAAATAGACTATGGattttgtggggagtaaaaagaccttgatgggaatatgggccgttgggtcatgctaaggaaggccgacctgcgcttgggtttaggacttgttagtactatgggtcgacCCATATGCcaagggtccgaggatccagccgaggatgatttttcccttcggactgacaccgaagaactcgggacttcatggtaaaggttaggaaAGGACACGGacaaaaccaatggttaaagggggtgaacccttgaatgtcctagaagcaccgatgttgaaaaatgtcaaagataaaggctgctacctccacattaaagaccctgcacctaccaccctggccgcattaatggggaagtgacacttgaacagtggaagggaaacttctagttactgttcaaaggcactaagaaaagaaatatctaggctaagggaggagttggggcaacacgtgtacaaagtattaaaaagaggagtatttaaggagaaacCTGGAACAGAAACAGGagggactttttgtaacctaaaagaaaaaagacaaagagaaagatataatataagaacagttctcggcttacatccgaggagacCGATTTACAATATttcttgttgtttccaagtacttgccatctttagtttgtcatttaatccccacacacttctaacctgggtttcaaacccacactctacaaattcatattgtttaaggctcattgggcctgggcccataactgttcttggggccaggtgcacttgtgcacttacagattttatttattttcttttcaaatttcaagattttaatttgttatttttaaaattatagagttaaaattgtaattttgctataaaaatggtaataaatttatgtataatttattgatgTGACATTATTTATGTTGACTAACGtgtcaatttgtaaaatttttgtggtaaaatttgattataaattaGTATTATTCATGAATAACTTCATCAAGAGGTGACGTAATGCACAAATTATTTAAGGCGACATATTTAATTATGATAGTGTTAGCACGGGCACCATTATTGCTGAGCTTTCCGTCACCTTTGAAAGTAGAGGGACCAAAAGATTAGGTTAGCAAGCACCCATTAAGGAGTAATGATATATTTTTGACACTAAATATTACATTTGCATCTCTGTATAAATGCTAGGATTGAACTTTTTAAGTCACAATTGTTTGAGGTGTGTTACTGACTTACGGTTAGATCCGTATGATTATTTCTTTCCCATAAGATACCTCTCCCAGAAACATTTATGTACACATGGAGTCTATCTAGAAAAGAATACAAGGCAAAGGAGGGAGTcatatcttttgtttcttgtgaaaaagttgttgGTGGTTTGTTTGGTTATCCAATTGGTAttctatttaattatattgagACTGTCAAGTCATATATGAATAGTTGAGAGGAGAAATATGAACTCAAAAATTTATAGTTGAGCTATAAAACTCTTTACAATTCAAGTATATATTCAGTCATAAAGAATAATGAAATGTTTAATACTCTTTAGTCTTTGCTACCACCATATCATGAATCATGAATAAGTTTGATCTTTGTAAATCAATATTAAGCTACACAAGTTTATCACATTGCTATCgtttatataaaaaaccaaaaaaaaggttcatcATATTGTACACTTTTAGAGTCATGTTTTCTAGGAGCAAATCAACTCCACATCACATCACATAAAACACTAATTGTAACATGAGATATTAAAACTTtgtaaagggaaaaaatttGATGTCATTATATAGAGGGACAAGGCATatccaattattttatttttccatgaCAATGATATATgaactaatctttttttttttgattaataaGTTTTGGCAAGGCGAATGGGGAACGAGAGATTCAAAGTAATGACTTCTATTTCATAATACGTGATCTTCAATAAATTGTGCTATCTCTTGAGAGTGAAATTGTAAAAACTATTATGTATTTATCGTAATTATTGCAAAAACAACTATAGGTATACAACctatatattcaaataatatattataattattaaaaaaattcttgtaaATAAATGGTTTTTATGATCCAATCATAGGGAGGATAGAATaaagtttatttggaaatttCTATTTATGGACGCActaaaatcttcttcttcttcttcttttgtgtgtaactcattttttaatgtgtgcCCAATTTGcagtttttcagaaaattttaGAGGTGGAGCTAAGCATGGAAAAGGAATCAAATTCTCACATATTGTTGTTTGGATCAAGATGTCATCCTTGAAATATTAGCAAGACCATTGGATGAAAGCCTTATCCAAAGGGTTTGCAAAAGTTGATTTAGAATGATTCGTGATTCAAACTTTGTCAAGGTCCATAATGTAATGATATACAAATATCTAAGTGGGTATtcatcattgaaaaaaaaaactcaaggtCTGAATACTTTGCTTTTAATGTAAACAATGGCGATTTGACAGTAAAATATTACAACACACTTGCTGCAGAATTGTTGATATTGAAGATGCCTATGATGGGCTAATACTTCCCAAATCTATATTTGGCAATGATATTCATGTCTATAATAGTAGCATTGGATAAATGACTAATGAGTTCAAAGAGCTAGTATTCACTAGTATTTGATGTGTCCTTCCAGAAGTACAAGGCAGTTTGCTTAAGAATATGTTGAGTGTCATATATGTGTTATGGATAGTAataatgatgaagaaaatgaaaatgctGCTGGGAGGAAATTGAGCTGTTCTTTCCAAGTAATCTTTCCTAGTTATTCCATAACTTGTTTTGATATTGTCTGTAATGGGGCTTTGAATTGAATGGCAGAACGTATTgaagaaaatgataaagataTAACAGCAATAGACATATGAGCTTTCAATGGAAATGTTCGATTGCAAGTTATTAGCTTTCAATGGAGTCCTTTGTTATGCTACTCAAGCTTCCAAAgatgtatttgatttttgacTCTTAAGGGATTGGGTTAAACCTATTTGGATCAAGAAATTTTGAAGAGTTTTATCATCAGTGATAATTTCTTACCTCTTGCAACTTACCAAAGTGACAAGTCTTGTCTAGTAGAAATCATGATAGTACATTACAGGGACGGACCCAAGATTTTAAACTAGCGGGGACCGgagtataaagaaaaacaaattcaaatagacattcatatattattaaaaaaattataaatacacaaaattgttgtttctaaatacattaagatgcaatcatctaccaacaaagacaaaaacaaaaacaaaataatgtttttttttaatactaggctggctaggattttatttttatttttatttttttaagttagagaATTTACAGTGgtgatgctaaaaattttagcttttgccTTTTAGTAcctcaaaaagctactttatctattttactacctcactttacaatatactcgatatcaaatgttctatttttttatcacttcatttaaaataatataaacaattcattaaaataataaggaagatggagaatttgagttttttaattgaaggaagatatataatcttaataaaatattgtattttatttttaacaacttgctacaatcaagtgggttctagttagctcagctggtaaagtctctaatggttgtataaCAAATCTGGGATTCAatcctcgcctacaccaaaaactgattggtgtcttggtctgatgataaagagctatcatcaggagcagacGCCACATGTTGAAActctttctctcaaaaaaaaaaaaattgctacaaTCAACTGACTAGCAAGCAGGGGcgaaaatacaaaaataaaatagaaaattactaaaaaagaaattggaCCAGGGGGACCAGCCGGGCCCCCCCGGGTCTGTCCTTGGTACACTGCCACAAGTTGTTTATATACAATGTGAAGAGCCAAGAGTTGAGGTGCAATGTggttaaacttaaaataataatgatcagTAGATGCATCCTCTCTTCCTCATTTTTCCAAGTTCACTTTTATCAATAGACATGTTTGTTGGaactaaaaataatgttattaagCTCTCTATTAACAAGTTGTTTATATACAACGTGAAGAGCCAAGAGTTGAGGAGCAATGTGGTTAAACTTAAAAGAATAAGGATCAATAGATGCATCCTCTCTTCCTCATTTTTCCAAATTCACTTTTATCAATAGTCATGTTTGTTAGAACTAAAATTAATGTTATTAAACTCGCTCTTAGTTCTTTTATGATTCACTTGGATAGATGCATTTAagagaaaattttggatttcaatttttagtttatgTAACTTTTATAGAGTATggaggttttttaaaaaaaattatttttttataaatagtaaattcTAGCGCAAACTCATGTGATGCGTGTggaaaaatgtaatataattatttatataaaaatataatgtaaaactataaattaaatagtgcgtgtgttatttaaaaataatttccatatttataagttttatgtaataggacatataatatattttgtattcaataaaaatgtatagtaataatgtgtgtgtgtataacgTAATTCAATAAatgatttaaattatataattataatattattttatataaatggagaaaatgttattaaaagggttttttttttaatattccaTAATCAATCAACTAATTTGAACATATgcaagaatattaaaaaaaaatgtacatcaCCATTCTATGGAACACATGTAAAATGTTACATTAATCTAAATATAAGTATAATGTCTATATTATTGTAACTTGAATTTTAAGGCATTCTtatgaatatttataatatttattgcttttttagGACCCATATCTCTAAGTTTTAATACCTATTTTGTTTGTACTTAAACATAAGGGTGTATGgacatttttgaacaaaaaaatgagATTCCCAAATAGgagaaaccccttaaatagtagtatagaataagaataatacaaataaaaaaaactcatttttgagTTCATACACCTTGGTAAGGCACCTCTCACGTCCTTCAATTTCGTCTGCAAGCTTTGTCTCTTGCACTaatttgattgggttttggCTGACGAACTTGAGTCATGActgaaaaaatgagaaaaacacTCAAGAAATTATCCCATTGAAGGCCATACCAATCAATTTGTGGAGAgaacaattgaaaatttataaagaaaaaaaaaagacaagtgAGGAGGTTGTTATCTATTAATGACTGTCAGAATTCCATATAGTAGCGGCATGTGAAAAGTTTAGGTTAATTGAGAGATACATGGTAGAATTAGAGATCGAGTAACACTTGAATTTAAGGAGAGGCTCAATAAATATTAGGCGAAACTACAATATTGGTCCCTTAAGTTACCCTGTGCGCGcaattggtcccttaagtttgaagcgagcacaattagttccttaagttttaaaattgagttgTATTGGTCATTTTACTAATTACTGTTAACGGTATTACTTATGCGGCTAACGAAATAATgacttgactttttttttaataatgcggcatgtttttaattaaaaaattacaaactaaatttACACATTAGAAAAAATTCACTGGtaccaaattaaaaattcactGATTCCCTCTGCTGCTTTAGCAGGTTCATCAGTTTTTCAGAATTTGCAAATGCTTGGGCACCACCAAGTCCACCCTACAAATATGCAGAATGTAGTTATGCTAAACAATTGTTTATCGCCAATTAGAAGCTAAATCCCCCAACTTACTAGCAAGACATTAGATTATATGAAAGATTAGCAGCCTCATCAAGGAGCACATCTGCCACTAGTTTTACGTTATGAGAAGCAAGAATTTCTAGTTTATCCTCAACAGAGGCCACCACAACATTTGCTTTCGCTCGTCGAAGAATATCAATGATCATCACAGCTTCCATTTCCTCAGTGCCATTAGCAATAGGTACAAGAATCTGAAACAAAAAGCAAATGCAAGTGCTCATAATTCGTCAAAAACATTTTTCCTAAcaagattttaaaaagaaagatgcAAGCAATAAATGGAAGCGCTCCTAAGCATTGAACACCCACCCAACATGACAACACACCAGCGAAGACAAAATACAGCAATACCTGAGAGGGTTTTCAATAAGAGGAGGAGGAGCGGCGAGGGCGAGGTATTGGTGGCTGTGCTAGCACGAAGACACAAAAGTGGCCAAGAAGGAAGCGTTGCTAGGAAGCAAGAGGCCACCGTCGACAGCAGTTCAGTGGTTATGCGAGTCAATATGATTTCAATTTCATgtgaaaactattttttttaattttttaattaaaaatatgccacatcattaaaaaaaaaaagtcaaatcaTTATTCTATTTGCGTACACATGGCAAACTTCAGAGACTAATTGTGTAGTTTCGCCTAAgtaaatcaaaaaataaaaaataaagaaagaaaataaataacgaCATGACATTGATGTGGCTTAACGGAggcgtagcaacaataaatactacgcttcaattttaaatatatatagattgattCATTGATTGGATTTAGTTTTGAAATTTGGGGTTGTAAGTTAGTTTGAGCTCAACTTTGAGTCTAAAAACttggaaaaattacactttgcaccctagaCTATTCGATTGCACGTTTTGCACCATAAACTATAACCTTTGTTACactttacaccctaaagttagttttactattaagttaaatgaaaatttataacACATGACTTGCATGTGATTTTTACTTAGGTGACACATAgtttaaacacaaaaacaccCTCTTTCcaatcaattaaaaacaaaaagctcTCTCTCACGTCCTAGCATCTTCTCCTCCCTAAAACAAATTTTGTCTAACCCTAAATCCCCAATAGTTCTCACGCGTGCCCAGCAACAGctcttcccctctctctctaCCAACagctcttctcttcttttgaaATTCTTCAATTGCTACTCTAAAACATGATGGTCATCATCTTGAcgtatttttgtttgttttgaatacagaaaattataataaaatctgAGAGATAATTAATGCAAACACATACAACCaacatttggaaaaaaaaaaaaaaaaccagtccGGGCCTACCATATGAGATATATGTATGGCTTTCTTTAGTGATGGGTCAAAGCATACATATAACACAGTAAAAATCTATaataatcaatattaaaataaaaaattgaatggaTTCAATcttgacatatttttttaaaagctctTATTAGTCTTGTCTACCTTATATTATTCCCCAAACTGTATCTGGACTTCATGTTTTAAATagttttctctttttccatttttttgcaGCTTAGTATTATTTTACTTAGTGGAGCAACTGAACAATGAGAAAAAGGAGAGGAGTTGACGCATGAGAGCTGTTGGGAATTTAGACAGATATTGATTTGGGGAGGAGGAGATGCTACGCACATGAGagagattttgtttttaattgattgGAAAGAGGGTGTTTTTGTCTTTAAACTATGTGTCACTTAAGCAAAAATTATGTGCAAGTCATGCGTTACAAATTTCCATCTAACTTAACAATAAAACTAACTTTgaggtgcaaagtgtaacaaatgTCATAGTTTAGAGTGTAAACCGTGCAATCAAATAGTTTAggatgcaaagtgtaatctaaGGTATAATTTAGGGTgaaaaagtgtaatttcccctaAAAACTTACCAACAATTTGGTCCGtagtttgattttattattattattatttttttattattttaactctAGCTTTCTATtgaaatgataatatatattgttatgaACACAGAATATGACCTAGctactacttttttttcctctttaatttattcaatatttttgttgagaaaaaaattaagttgaatAATCCAGATCTCCTTCTTGCTGCAATAGATGCCCAATTTGCTAATTTTGTAGAGAGAGCTGGTTTTAACTTTGTCTGAATGATTAATTAGAATACCAAGCACTCACATGCCAGCAAAtgagctattttttttaacatctacTAAAGTTACCAATGTACCAGTACAACGATAAAAGACAGAAGCGTTGCATATCTGACCAAAACCAAACACCAATTAAGTGTTGCAATCATACTCAAGAATTACAAGTTCTTTTAACAAATGTCAGGCTGACCAATTGTGATCCCCTGAACCTATCTTTCTTGAGCtaataaaagagagaataggTATTTGCTGTTGCACTGGCCCCCTCTGAACCTAAAATTTGCTCCATAAGAAAGATAGGTCAAAATACCACTATTAATGCTATAGCAATGGCCAAAAAAcaattccaaaaagaaaaaaaaaaaacctggtaAATGTAAACACTGATCAAGGCGACACAAAAGGACAGATGAAAAAACAGAGTAAGACAGACAGAGGAGGATAGCAATGTTTCAGGAAGCGAAGGAAAAGAAGATGACAGTGAGCAATGGCGATAAGCACAGAATGGAAAAGAcgaaaaacagaagaagaaaaaaagataaagaagatTACAACGTTGGACCCACAGAGAgacaagaaagagagataagGAAAGCCAGCGAAGATGAATAAAGCAGGGAAACAAAAGGGGGTGAATCTACTCTACGAGGATTTGCACTTGCAATCCTTACTTGGAAACAGCGGTGAAGGGACGATTCGACTTGTTAGGACCAGTTGAAGACGAACAACTCAGCTTGAAAACGGGACCACTGACTCCTACCGCACGCAACGTGTGAAAGAGACGAAGACTTTTGTAtgtaacaaaaacaaactgaaAGCGAAAGGGACTTGAATAATTCTTTGCACGGGAAAAAAAAGTCTATTTTATACCATCAAGTTGAAAAGTCTTTAAGTTAGGTATggaaaaaaatgaggaaaaaaaaaaaaaaaacgagtcCAGTCAGCAATAGCATTAATAATAGTGGTATTTTGACCAGATGAAGCATCATTGTGCGGGATGGTAGCTGAAGAGTGTTGAGCAGGAGCATCATTCTGACGAAGGGATGGAGCGGTAGATGATTCCTCATTTAGTTTTTTCACAATGTTCTCAACAATTTCCTCTATAAACTCTGACTCTGGCCTGCAATTGGAAGTGTAACCAcagttatattttttaaagaatagaaGTTAGTGAGCCAACAGATCATACAACAAGAGGAAATAAGCCATGAAAATAGAATGAAATGCAAAAATCTTATAAGTtattcattgaaatttaattgattaaCAGTATTTCCATGGCAATCAACCAACAAATTCAAAGTAACAGCTATAGataataaccattttttttataaaaaaatgatttgattgtagttttaaaatttcttaatatattatgaaaacccaattaattaaatattcaatacatttaagtatatttattttcttggtaGTGTTTTTTACTTTCTATGTAAAATagcaaattaaattatattttaattaaaatttaatatacatACAAAGGTAATatgtttgttttaaaatttgataatatcaaattatagaaaaatcttgataaattaaaaattaaaaaaaaattcaagattatAATATCAATATGAAAATATGGatgtttacaatataaatagtaaaaacataaaactaaaaaatattggCTTTGAATTGAAAAGGAAATCAACTACTATAGAACCGAATATTCTCATCATCCAAACACATTCACAACAATTTGTGATTAGAAGCAGTACGTGTTATCTAAGTGGTGAACTTGTGCCGATAGAAATCAAAGCACCCCATCCCCAATCGCAACCCCTTTATCCATACAGACTTGTACTCTATGATCATCTAATCTATTGTTACATTAGATAAAAGGCAGCCCTACAATACCTAAGTCTCTGAATCCACAACACTCTAGAATGTCTAGAAACCATTTTAGTTATCTTTCCAATCAATCCATATCCATCCTTGCTTGTCTCCCTGTCATTGTAATTTCGTTAAAATCTTCTATTCAAACCCATGAAGGATTTATTGTTGACGGAGGTTAAGAGCAACGCCTATGATGTTCTTAGTTGGTAGTTTTAGGGATTTCATAAAATCTAGTGGAATGCTAAGTGTTATCAACTCTCGAGTTTACCACCATATCAATGTGATTTTGAGTAAAGCTTCTTATTGAGAGATTGAATTCATTTTTCCAGAAAAGGAGCCAAGCTACCACCTCTGTTTCTACATGGAAACACAAATATGTTTGCATATTGCACCCACACTGAACTCTTTCAAGATAATTCATTTGACCTCATCACCATCAAGAATACAATCAAGGGATCTttatttctcattatatatCCGTGTGAGCCCGTGAACTGTACGTGGGTCCTAAGCCCAAGGCAATTCGAGCATAGGCAATTCATGGATGCCTATAGGACTAGAAATTAACCAACCATCACATATAAATCTCCCATATTTTTATGAGCCTTCACGCAACGCTGCTCTTCTCTTTGCAATCTGTCCATCTTCTACTACATTAGGAGGCCatttttgctcaaaatcatcTATCACTACCTTGCTGCCAATATCTTTATATGAACACACCACACTCTAACTTATACGTAATCAGGCAAAGCCTTCTCCTTCCTACGATACCACGTGAAGAGAAACAATTCCCACCCAAGCACCCACTAAGGAGGAACATTGGTTCTACAGAAGCCTATGGTTTGGTGCTAACAGCACCTAATCTAGAGAGAAACTCATCTTCTGATGCCATTTTATCAATGTGGTAAGTttcctcaaaagaaaaaaaatggtaattaaaaaaaaatattgaatgataATTGCTAATGATGTATTTGTACTTAAAATTgtacaaaagtaacaaaactaGTAAGTAATCATGtctaaatatgaaatatgataattatgatagttattgATAGGTATTTGTTatgattttgtttatatataaaactataaattctTGCATtgggaattttttattattatttttgtatatgaaACTAAGGCTATCCAACCCACCCGAAAAACTGACCAAAACCGACCAAACCCGAGCCAACCGCCATTTGACCTGACTACTCCGGGGAGTTAGTTGCAGATCTCCACCCCCAAAATCCGGAAAACCAGAACCGAATTGAACAAGAGTTTTCTAGTGAGATTTGCCAAACCTAGCAAGACCTTATCAAATCCAAGGAAATCTCATTGATTTTTTTAGCCAATTTTTGCCTCTACGATGTGGACCAAACAGACTACCACCCATTGAAGGCCCGATCTGATCAATCTCTTCGGTTGGCAATGAGTTGAGATATCCTCCACCCGATCAACTCTGGTTGGGTGCAAGTTGAGCCCAAACCTGATCCGACCTAACTCATGGACAACCCTTTATGAAACTACATATTctatgtttaaaaatatatgatagaatttaaatttaatacacacgcgcgcgcgcacacacacacacatatatatatatatatatattaaaataatggtgTGAAAAATTATGAGGCCTCCAAAACTAATGAGACAAAATTTCAGAAGGTTAACCAAAAGTATATTACTAATTAAGAATCTATGCAATTCAGGAGaaagtttaacaaaataatatttttagaatattttattttattttagtctaaatatgaaatttaataattatggtaattattaatagacatttattataatttttatgaagcttattaatagacatttattataaatttgtcacaaAAGAGTTCAACATCATACAAGAATAAATTGTGAAGTCTTAAAAgcatatataagtatataacacTATTATTatgacaaacaaaaatcaaataaatttagttttttatatatcatagactatagatatttaaaaaaaaaaaaaaaaacatatat
This portion of the Castanea sativa cultivar Marrone di Chiusa Pesio chromosome 7, ASM4071231v1 genome encodes:
- the LOC142644579 gene encoding protein DJ-1 homolog B-like produces the protein MSTCICFLFQILVPIANGTEEMEAVMIIDILRRAKANVVVASVEDKLEILASHNGGLGGAQAFANSEKLMNLLKQQRESVNF